The Amphiura filiformis chromosome 12, Afil_fr2py, whole genome shotgun sequence genome includes a region encoding these proteins:
- the LOC140165894 gene encoding protein adenylyltransferase FICD-like, whose protein sequence is MLTKASVLFFIFGGIVTACFFTTVSRIWPVLLDGPLRRLSLPGIDSLKKLDIGLVNGPYGKVREITGRDARYGMNDWPVTVTADNSFLRPDFKSDILAAEVLAALHQAIEAKIQGKKEKAHKLFQHALALDPDHADTLNEYGSFIEDEDVVKADHLYTCALINNASHTEAVLNLKRTSSIVEEIDQRMLGRIEDKRDILLRLPENNAAFQRARQEMYYLHIYHTTAIEGNTLSLEQMRSIMETGLSVPGKSIMEHNEVIGLNAALQYINTTLMNRIGGVRVEDILEIHRRVIGYVDPIEAGQVRTTQVFVGSHMPPAPGVVITLLEEFVDWMNSEEMQSLHPVEFAALAHYKLVYIHPFLDGNGRTSRLLMNMILMRAGFPPVIIKVSDRHEYYETLKMANKGDIRPFVRFIARCTERMLDAYLWLTSDGHSVKELDDGKRIVVDKGS, encoded by the exons ATGTTGACCAAGGCTTCCGTCCTGTTTTTTATATTCGGCGGAATAGTTACTGCCTGCTTTTTCACAACTGTGTCCAGAATTTGGCCGGTTTTGTTGGATGGCCCGTTACGTAGGTTGTCACTTCCGGGAATCGATTCATTAAAAAAGCTTGACATTGGGTTAGTGAATGGACCGTATGGTAAAGTACGGGAAATAACAGGCAGAGACGCTAGGTATGGAATGAATGATTGGCCGGTTACAGTGACCGCTGATAACTCATTCCTAAGACCAG ACTTCAAAAGTGACATACTTGCAGCAGAAGTTCTTGCCGCTCTCCACCAAGCCATTGAAGCCAAGAtccaaggaaagaaagaaaaagctcATAAACTCTTCCAACATGCCTTAGCACTTGACCCTGATCATGCAGACACACTCAACGAATATGGCAGCTTCATCGAGGATGAAGACGTCGTCAAAGCAGATCATCTCTACACGTGTGCTCTTATCAACAATGCTTCTCATACGGAAGCAGTTTTAAATCTTAAAAGAACGTCCAGTATCGTGGAAGAGATTGATCAAAGAATGCTTGGTAGGATTGAGGATAAACGAGACATATTATTACGACTGCCGGAAAATAACGCTGCTTTCCAAAGAGCTCGGCAAGAGATGTATTACCTGCATATTTATCACACAACGGCGATTGAAGGAAACACGTTAAGTCTAGAACAGATGCGAAGTATAATGGAGACGGGTCTCTCTGTGCCGGGTAAAAGTATCATGGAACATAACGAGGTTATAGGTCTGAATGCAGCGTTACAGTATATCAACACAACTTTAATGAATCGCATTGGAGGAGTACGGGTAGAAGATATTTTAGAGATTCACAGGCGTGTCATCGGGTACGTCGATCCAATCGAAGCAGGTCAAGTTCGAACTACGCAAGTTTTTGTCGGTTCACACATGCCTCCTGCTCCGGGTGTAGTAATAACGCTCTTAGAGGAATTTGTCGATTGGATGAATTCTGAAGAAATGCAAAGCCTTCATCCAGTGGAGTTTGCCGCCCTCGCACATTATAAACTTGTTTATATCCATCCGTTTTTAGATGGGAACGGTAGAACTTCCAGGTTGTTGATGAACATGATACTAATGAGGGCAGGGTTCCCACCAGTTATTATAAAAGTGTCCGACAGACACGAGTACTATGAAACACTGAAAATGGCCAATAAGGGAGACATCCGTCCCTTTGTACGCTTCATTGCGCGTTGTACGGAACGCATGCTGGATGCGTACTTGTGGTTAACATCGGATGGACACTCTGTGAAAGAACTTGACGATGGTAAAAGAATCGTTGTGGATAAAGGATCATGA